The Primulina tabacum isolate GXHZ01 chromosome 1, ASM2559414v2, whole genome shotgun sequence genome contains the following window.
AACAATAAGTGGAGGTTGTGGGAAAAGTCGTCGTCGTTTCACGGAAGACGGGATGGGGTAGAAGCGGATATCCTTCCGAGGCCGCGGACGGTGCCGGACTTGCTGGCAGGCAGGAGGAACATTGAAAAAACGCCAGATGAAGCGGTGGCATTGGTGAGGGCGCTGAAGCTGACCAAATTGCTGCTGAACGTCACCGTACAGAGGAGTCTTGGCCCTGTGCAAGTGTTGACTCCGCCGGAGGCGACAGTGGAGGATTTGATTGCGGCGACGCTGCGCCAGTACGCCAAGGAAGCACGCCGCCCTGTTCTTTCAACTGATGCTCCAAGCTTTGACCTCCATTACTCCCAGTTTAGCTTGGAAAGTATGTTTTCGGTTCTTTTGAATTTCGTACATTGTATCTCGGCTTGTAACTTCACATGTAATCCATAGATAACTCCACATGCCATTAAAATACTAATCAATTCAAGAAGCTAACTtaatcttttatatatatatatatataaacaggTTTGGATCGTGACGCTAAGCTATCAGAGCTGGGATCAAGAAACTTCTTTCTCTGCCAAAAGCCCGTGGCGTCCTCCGCCGCTGAAAGTGGTGGCACCGCGACGACGTCGAATTCGAACTGTTCAAAGGAAGCTGAAAAGCGTAGCAAGAAGAGGTTTCCTTGGCTCAATTTCATGGATTTTTCGCTCTGAGAGATCCTTATTTACTGTCAGAATTCGGGGCTACCTCTGTTTCCAGGAATCTTGATTCCTAAGTTGAGAGTAAAAGAATTGTAAAATATCGAAATTCTAGGAGTTAGTCCCTTTAGTCTGGGTATCAGCAAAGTTCTTCGGCTCGTCATGTGCCAGTTCTTCGATGTCCGACGGACTGCCTCCACTAGATAACTCAGATTCTCAATGTGTGGTGtgggattttaatttttgtcGGCATTTGTGTATCTTTTTATCTTTATACGTtataaaaaatttttatttatttatttatgtatcCTAATCGCAAGAGAAAGATCAAATGAACCCGGTCTCTATCGAAATCAACTGTAACATGTCTTTCCAATTCAACCCTAAAATCACttattatacaaaatttagTTTATTGGGTTTTGAGTAAAAATGAACAACTAGAGTGGCTTCTCTAGCTTCACGTAATAATTTTCTATATACTTTGAATTTGTCTATTACAATAGCCATTTTTTCATACATGCACATTGAAAGTTCTGTTTCCACATAGTGAATGTGACGGggtgagtgttgtgtgtatcagaatgtaggtgttgtgcgtaggtgttgtaacacccacgacaacatgcagcgaaaaTTATAGTTTGACACACTAACACGCAACTTGAATGATAACAATACGAGATACGAGtgataaattatgcacaagtataaaatacttgtgcggtgcctcagggcaaaataattcactagaaaaacttgtaagtttacaaaaaccaatactagtgaaagaataaaacaactcccttattaaggcgagtaacaaattgcatcctaaacctctaacaaaccgtataaccaaaatacataggatgcatcaactgagaagtgaaaaagtcttcaaaaatcagcgcactaatcaaaacagtgattaggtgttgtcttcagatgttgccagcacttcacagcaacaCTTTATCAACCACGCGAGAttgcttcaatcagaaaatattttcttcataCAAATGCATCTCTGTCTCTCCGAAAGTTTTATGCTCTATATCGTCCCTCTCTCtcgtttcttcttctttgagtcctatttaacatagaaacgcaatttcattaggaaacaaactctttttaaaacaaggataatatcttaaagatattgtgatatcatatcttaaagatattataagtcatatcaaatatagtcttatatcacatattgaatttatacgagatcatatcatcaatttcgagattattctcatgtctagaaaggcaaaatattaaagataaaaaaggaaaatatatcaaggaataaaattcctttcaatctcctcctttttgcctttctggacaaaacaacCCA
Protein-coding sequences here:
- the LOC142548496 gene encoding uncharacterized protein LOC142548496, whose translation is MPSPRINQRIGGHEENNKWRLWEKSSSFHGRRDGVEADILPRPRTVPDLLAGRRNIEKTPDEAVALVRALKLTKLLLNVTVQRSLGPVQVLTPPEATVEDLIAATLRQYAKEARRPVLSTDAPSFDLHYSQFSLESLDRDAKLSELGSRNFFLCQKPVASSAAESGGTATTSNSNCSKEAEKRSKKRFPWLNFMDFSL